Genomic segment of Truepera radiovictrix DSM 17093:
CCTTTTGGAGCAGCGGCACGCGAGGGCGCTCTACGACCTGACGACAGCCAACCGCGCCCACCTGCGCCCCTACTTGCCGTGGGTGGACAAGCTCGAGTCGGTGCGCGGGACGGAAGCCTTTATCAGGTCGGGGCTCGAGCAGTTCGCGCGCGGCGACGGCTTTCAAGCGGGTATCTACCACCGCGGGGCGCTCGCCGGGATGTGCGGCCTGCACTACATCCGCCCGGACACGCGCCGCACCGAGATCGGCTACTGGCTCGCCGAGGCGGCGCAGGGCCAGGGTATCGTGACGCGGGTCTGCGCGGGCCTCTGCGCGTACGCCTTTGAGGAATTGGGCCTTCACCGCGTCGAGATCCGCTGCCACCCCGGCAACGCCAGGAGCCGCGCCGTGCCCGAGCGCCTGGGGTTTACCGAGGAGGGCATTTTGCGCGGGGTCGACAAGCTCGCTTCGGGGTGGGCGGACTGGGTGGTCTACGGGCTTTTGGAGGACGAGTGGCGGGCCCGAAACGGGGCGGGCGCCGTTCTAGAATGAGCGCACGGCGGGTTAGGTGGTCGGGGAGGTCGCGGTGGAGGTCAGAAAAGCGTTCGGCACAGTTGGCGGGGGCGGCCTCGAGGGGTTGCTCGCCATGCGCGGTGAGGTGCGGGACTGAGCCACCTGGACACGATCCGTGTCGTGCCGCTCTGCACGCTCGAGGCAACGCGTGGGGACGTAGAGGCGTTTTTGCGCAGCCAACCCCTTGACCGCTTGACGGTAAGCCGCTGGGTGGATGCGCGTCTGCGCGCGCGACGCGCTGATGAGGCGGTTCGGTGAGCACGTGGAGACCACCTCTTGCACGTGTGTCCCGACGTTTGCCGACGCCGACCTTGCGGCGACCCTCCTCCTTGCCGCCATTGACAACGCGCGACGTCCCCTCGACACGCTCGGCAAAACCCCTCTTCGCGCCGCGCAGGCGCTCGGCGTCGCCGCGAGCGATGCCGGGATAGGAGCCCCATGACGGTAGACAACCCCACCGTAAAGGATATCTTCGACACGATGGACTACGGCCCCGCCCCCGAGAGCGCCGCGAGCGCCGTCGCGTGGCTTGAGCGCCACGGGCGCACCTTCGACCTCTTTATCGGCGGCGCGTTCGTGAGGTCAGCCTCCGAAGAGCGCTTCGACGTCATCAACCCAGCGACCAGGGAGGTCTTGGCGAGGGTCTCGCAGGCGGGCGAACAGGACGTGGACGCGGCGGTCGCGGCGGCGCGCAAAGCCTTCGGGCCGTGGTCGGCGCTCTCTGGGCACGCGCGCGCCCGCTACCTCTACGCGCTCGCTCGGGGCGTGCAGCGGCACTCGAGGCTCTTTGCCGTCCTTGAAACCCTCGACAACGGTAAACCGATCCGCGAGACGCGCGACCTAGACCTCCCTCTCGTCGCCCGGCACTTCTACCACCACGCGGGTTGGGCGCAGCTTAGAGACACCGAGCTTGTGGGCTACGAGAGCGTCGGCGTGTGCGGCCAGATCATCCCCTGGAACTTCCCGCTGCTGATGCTCGCCTGGAAGGTCGCGCCAGCGCTCGCGATGGGCAACACCGTGGTGCTCAAACCCGCCGAATTCACTCCCTTGACCGCCCTGCTCTTCGCCGAACTCTGCCAGGAGGTCGGGCTGCCGCCGGGGGTCGTCAACATCGTCACCGGCGACGGGCGCACGGGCGAACTGCTCGTCGCCCACCCGGACGTCGACAAGCTCGCCTTTACGGGGTCGACCGAAGTCGGCAAGCTCATCCGCGAGAAGACGGCGGGGAGCGGTAAAAAGCTCTCCCTGGAGCTAGGCGGCAAGTCGCCCTTTATCGTCTTCGACGACGCCGACCTAGACAGCGCCGTCGAGGGGGTC
This window contains:
- a CDS encoding GNAT family N-acetyltransferase, which produces MRIDEGLELRLLEQRHARALYDLTTANRAHLRPYLPWVDKLESVRGTEAFIRSGLEQFARGDGFQAGIYHRGALAGMCGLHYIRPDTRRTEIGYWLAEAAQGQGIVTRVCAGLCAYAFEELGLHRVEIRCHPGNARSRAVPERLGFTEEGILRGVDKLASGWADWVVYGLLEDEWRARNGAGAVLE